gggagagctggagaagaaaggaggagttggatctgaagtacacagaatgtctctctcaggctcctacatgagatatgtaaatcacctgtcactcacagcaagggagaagaactgactcctatttctctgtgtcagttttatctcactgaaaaaaaggTAAGAGGATTgcacagagctggattaactctttgtagcAAGACTAGGTATACTGTCCTCATACACGTTAGCACGGTGTGTAATCTGACATGTAGCTAAACCGATCCCGTATTCAAGAAGAGAAGAAATTGTACTGCTTTAACTTCCTCTTTTATTGATAGTAGAATGACAGGAAAGCGGTGAAACTACAGAATAAAACAGTAGCATTTAGAACATATCTATGGTACATGGCCTAAGACACAGAATATATCTGCAATGCATGCAGCACATGGCAATACGAATAATAGCAACTAGCTATGAGAGACTAGTAACACATTTAGGCTAAGATAAATGTCACAAGATAGTGACCTTACCGACTATGCTTGAAAACAGGCTCAATAACTGGCTGATGAGGTAGGAACCAAGGGATGAGGATTAGGCTCCTGAGACAAGATGGTGACTGCATGCTGTATAAGACAGGACTGAGGAGAAGAAGCAGGAAGTTCCCACAATACCTCTGGTGGCTCCCACAATACATTGCAAAAACGAGACTAAATGCAATTCTGAACTGGTCAGTAGATGGTGCTGTTGCCACACAATAATAAAGTAAATGAATTATAAGACAGGTAAAAAGAATGCAATGTCAACTAATAACATACAAACAACTGGACCTGTATCTAGGGACAGAACACTCCCCGCTTGACGTCAACCGACGTCATTATTGTATTCGTTGGGTGTAAACAGTAGAACGAGTTCTCTTACTGGTCTGAGAAACAATTTGGTTTCTCCCTGTCTGCGTATTTTCAGTTCTACTTTACGTGTAATTCCGTCCTTACTTGGGAATGTCTTAGTCACAAGACCTAACGGCCACTCGTTTCTTCGTGACTGGCAGTCTTTCATTAGGACTACATCGCCGGGCTGGAGGTTAGGCTTGCTGGTTTGCCACTTTCTCCTTGGTTGCAGAGTGGGAATGTATTGCTTTTTCCACTTATCCCAGAACGAGTTTGAGAGACTCTGTACTTGTCTCCATCGATTTCTGTAAAGATCTTTGGAATTAAATTCTCCAGGAGGAGCACAAATTTGTTCAGTCTTTTGTGTAAGCAGTGTGGCAGGTGTAAGAACTGTTGGGTCATCAGGATCGCTAGAAATCGAAGTTAGCGGTCTAGCATTTATGATAGCCGATACTTCCGCCATGAAGGTAGTCAGGCTTTCATGAGTCAACTTTGAAGATCCTTCTTGTAAGAAGATTGAGTCAAGGATTCTCCGTGCGATGCCTATCATCCTCTCCCAAGCACCTCCCATGTGTGAAGAGTGTGGTGGGTTGAAGGTCCAAGTGCAGCCTCGCTCACTGAGGTATCTTTCTATGTTGTTGACATCTAAGTTGGAAGAGAGTTGTAGTTCTCTCGCTGCTCCGACGAAGTTTGTGCCTCGGTCAGAACGAATGTGTTTGACAGGTCCCCTGATGGCGATGAAACGTCGGAAAGCATTAATGAAACAGGGAGTATCCATTGATTCAATTACTTCAATATGGACAGCTCTGATGGACAGACAGGTGAACATAATCGCCCAACGTTTTCCATGCGCACGGCCTCCTCTGGTTTGACGGACAACAACAGGCCAAGGACCAAACACGTCTAAGCCAACATTAGTGAAGGGTGGATCCGTACTTAGTCGGTCATACGGGAGGTTTGCCATCTTCGGTGGTTGCGACATACCACGAAGTTTCCGACAGGTAACACATTTAAATATGAATCTGCATACACATCTTTTAGCTCCAACAATCCACAGTCCAGCCACTCTTAGAGCTCCTTCTGTGAACAGCCGACCTTGGTGCTTTGTCTGTTCATGGTGGTGTTGCACGAGCAGAGTGGCTATATGATGCTGTCCAGGAACTATCACAGGGTGTTTCTCTTTTAGGTCCACATTGGCTTCCCTAAGACGTCCACCTACTCTCAAGAGCCCATTTTCGTCAATCACTGGGTCAAGTTTCCTTAAAACACTTCCTTTGGGCACGGATCTTTGGCTGACTATACAGTCGATTTCCGTTGCATAGGTTTCACGCTGTACAGCTCGGATGATTACATTCCTTGATCGCTCTAGCTCAAGAGCTGTGTAGACACGTTTACAATGATGCCAGCCTCTACAGGTATTTTTATCTGCCGATGAGGTCGCTTTGTACGACCGAACAATATGAGTCAGACAAGTGATGGCATGGACAAGAGATATCCAAGTAGAAAACCTATTGAATCTGTGGGATTTCAGGTCGTGGTCCAAagtctctgtatgtagcgcagaCACCTGAGGACGTATCTCAACATCGGTATGCGGGTCTACTAGTTCAAACATGGCAGTTTCTGTTGTGTTGGGCATCGGCTTATACAAAAAGGTGGGGCCTGTAAACCAAATTGTATCCTTGAGATGGTCAGCAGCGACGGATCTAGTTGCTAGGTCCGCAGGGTTGAGATGTGTAGGTACATGTTTCCATTGTTCAGGAGAGGTAGATCTTCTGATCCTTAGAACTCTGTTGTTGACGTAGACATAGAAGCGTCTAGCTTCATTACAGATATATCCCAGTACTATCTTGCTATCTGTATAGAACTCTGAGTCTTTAATCTCTAGGTCCATTTCTACAACGATGAGTTCGGCCAACTCCACCGCTAACACAGCGGCACATAGTTCCAGGCGTGGTATGGTGTGTTCCTGGAGTGGCGTTAGTTTCGCTTTACTCATGACGAATCCTACATGACAATGTCCGCTGGTATCTATTGTCTTCAAGTAAGCTACAGCTGCAATTGCTTTGATTGAAGCATCGCAGAAAACACACAGTTTTTGAGTCTTAACCTTGGTAGTTGGTACAGAAACATATGGACGAGCTATGTGAAGATTGGATAAGGCTGTAAGGGAATTCTTCCAGGCCATCCACGTGGTTCTTTCCTTCATGGGAAGAGGAGTATCCCAGTTCGACCCTTCTCTGGTGAAGTCTCTTAACATAGCTTTACCTTCGATGAGTATAGGAGCTGCAAATCCTAGTGGGTCATATAAACTGCTTATGGCTGACAGTACTCCTCTGCGAGTAAAGGGTTTTTTCTTCTCTGTTAACCTGGAAAGTGAAGGTATCAGCTTTTATATCCCAGAGTAGGCCAAGGCTCCGTTGCATCGGAGGCGAGTCAAAGCCTAGATCTAAGTCCTTCAAGTCTTCACAATGGTCTTGAGAAGGAAAGGCTTCCATCAATTTCTGGCTGTTAGAAGCGATCTTGTGTAGCCTCAGGTTAGACAGAGAGAACATCTCTTGGGTTCTTTTGAGGAGACTGATTGCAGTCTCATCTGAGGGCATTGATTTCAGACAGTCATCCACATAGAAGTCTTTCTCTACAAAGAGTCTGACATCCGCTCCATACTTTTCTTCTGCCTTCTGAGCTGCGCGTCTCAATCCATAGATGGCGACTGCAGGAGAAGGACTATTGCCGAAGATGTGAACTTTCATACGATACTCTGTAACATCTTTAGAGGGATCGTTGTCCTTGAACCATAGGAATCTCAAGAAATTTCTATGTTCTTTCTTAACTAGGAAGCAATGGAACATCTGTTGGATATCAGCTGTGAATGCAATGGAGTCTCTGCGAAAACGGAGAAGCACTCCTATGAGCTTGTTGTTTAGATCTGGGCCTGACAGCAAAACGTTGTTCAATGATACACCTTCATACTTGGCGCTTGAGTCAAACACCACTCTGATCTGACCTGGCTTCTTCGGGTGATACACCCCAAACATGGGCAGGTACCAGCGTTCTTCCGATTCTTGAAGTAAATGTGCTAGTTCTGCATGACCATTCCGGAATATCTTTTCCATGAAGGTAAAGAAGTGATCTCTCATCTCAGGTTTGTTTCTCAGGTTGTGCCTGAGAGAGACAAATCGTTTGAAAACTTGCTCTCTATTATTGGGTAAGGGCTGTCTTTGAGGCTTAAAGGGTAGAGGTGCAACCCAGCTTCTTGCTTCGTCCTGCACCATACCGTGCTCCATTATATCTAGGAACAGTCTATCTTCGGATGACATCGCCATACGATTGTCCTCTTTAGTCTTGCGGAAGACTGTGGATCCTAGGTGGTCTTGATTGACATCCCAGATGAAGTCATCGTAGGCAGGACCTGCAAGAGCACCTAATGATGAAGTGCTTTGAGGCAGTTCCTTAATGAAAAGGTGATTTTCACATGGTTGTAGGAGAGATGGGCGTCCATTCTCAAGTGTACTGGTAAGCATGCTGTTGACAGTTGTTGGTCTGTGTACACCTCCCAAACATACTTCTCCTACAATGACCCATCCTAGGTCGAGCCTCTGGGCGTATGGAGCATTGTGAGATCCATTGATCTGCTGTCTAACTTTGTGGACCTGTAAGATATCCCTCCCGAGGAGTAGGACTATCTGAGCTTCGGGATCAAGGTTCGGGATCAGGTGTCTTATACGCTTCAGGTGAGGGTGATGCTCTGCTACTTCTGGCGTGGGTATCTCAGACCTGTTGTCAGGAATCTGGTTACATTCTAGGATAATTGGTAAAGGCAGACGCACTTGACCATCACTGGATTCAATTATGTAGCCGCTTGCCCTCCTTCCGGCTGTTTCCACAGTACCAGCACAAGTTCTTAGAGAGTAGGGGGCACCGGGTCCTCTGATGTGGAAGCTATCAAAGAAGGCAGACTTCGCTAACGACTTGTTACTTTGATCGTCTAGAATTGCGTACACTTTGATGGCTTTGTCTCGGTTGTCTTCTGGGTAAACCCTCACTAGGGAGATTTTagagcaggatctgcctcctCTGAGGTCTCTGCAAACCTCTGTACATTTAGAAGTAACTGCCAAAGTGTCAGTATTCTCTTCTTTTCGCTCCCCGCTTTGCTCTTGGGTTTGGGGTGAAGCCCACGGTGGTGGCCCAGGGTGTAGAGCTGTGTTATGATCTGTGCTGTCACATTCTGCACACTTTGCACTAACCTCACAGTCCCTGGCGAAGTGCGAAGTTGAAGAGCAGCATTTAAAGCAGATGTTGTTCTCCTTGAGGAAGGTCTTGCGGTCTTCCAATGACTTTCCTCTGAAGGTTCTGCACTTAAGTAGGGAATGAGGCTTCCTGTGTAAGGGACACTGACTGCTCGGGTCCTTGGGTTTGTCTCCTCTTTGATAAGAGCTGAACCTTTTATGGACTGAACCTGTGGAAGAAACGTTAGTTTTGTGGACCTCTATCATAGCTCTACGTGGTTTACTGACTGAAGGGGTGGCACATGACATCATGAAATCAAAGCTAGGATCATtcctaatttttgcttgttcagagACAAAATCTACAAACACATTAAATGGAGGAAATGGTACATTATAAGTCTGTTTATACCGAGAACCATGCATGACCCACTTCTCCTGCAGGTTGAATGGGAGCTTCTGGACTATGGGATTCACCCCTCTAGCAGTGTCAAGGAATGCCAATCCTACCAGATCCCCTTCTGCCTTTGCTACACTCAGCTCCATTAGTAAGTCACTTAAATCTCTAAGCTTTGAATAGACTTTGTTTGCTATTTTGGGAAAGTCCTCAATTCTCTTGAATAAGGCATTTTCTATAACCTCTGCTGCGCCATACATCTCATCAAGTCTATCCCATACCCTTTGTAGACCAACATCTGgataatttacattgatgtctctaATCCTTTTAGCGTGTTCGGCAGACTCATTTCCCAGATAACTCACCAAGACATCCAGTTCCTGACTATATGACAGATTTAAGTCTCTCATGGTATTTTGGAAGGAAGCTCGCCAAGCTCTATAATTCTCAGCGCGGTCGGTGAACTTTACAAGTCCCTTGATGACAAGCTCATGTTGAGCAAGGAACCTTGCAATGTCCATAGTGGCTTGATTAGCGCTGGGACCGGCTGGTGTTGTGTTGTCAGAGTGAATGTGTGGTGCACGGCCATACCTGTTGGAAGTCTCTGGTTTAACCGGATCTGTGTAATAACGTTCTGAAGCGAAAGGCATCTTTCTTAGCAGGGGCCGATTTCTGATTCTCTGTTCTGGAGAGACTTCGATGTAGCTGGTTTCACTCTGATGAGTATTCTCTAGTTTGGTGCAAGGAGACTGATAGTCGACTTTCTGATGATCCGGATAAGCATGTTGGCTTGGCTCGTCAACAGACTGCTTTGTATTAAGCTGTGGAGCTGGGTTGTCATCTGGCTTGGAATGCTGATAGACGTATTGTGAAGTTCGCTGTTGTGGATCTTGGGATTCAAGTCCTGGATGGACGATGCTGCGATGACTCTTGGTTTCCTGAAGTTCCGTGGCTTCCAGAAATTCTGCTTCTGCGATGGCGGCTGCTGTTTCTTTATCTGCAGCGAGTTTTTCTAGAGTAACTTCAAGTTGCGCTTTCTCCATATCCAGAGAAGCTTTCTCCATCTTTAACTGCATCTCTTGTTCTGTGAAGCTGGATTTTGCCTTTGCAGCTTCTGCCTTTGCACGGGCAATGGCGGCGGCTTCTCTGATTGATGTCCTGCTAGAGCCACTTATCTGAGACCTTGTCTTGAGTGAAGATGCCCGACTACTAGACATGTTGCGACTGTTAGGAGACCGCTGCGACATCCGTATGCAGGCTCTGCGTGGATAATGGTGGGCTCCGTGTTGTGACTGTTAGGAGACTGCTGCGATATCCGTATGTAGGCCCTGCGTGGATAATGGCAGGCTCCGTATAGTCTAATCATCTGAGCTTATTCTCAGCAGTCGTTTCACTATACTGTCCTCATACACGTTAGCACGGTGTGTAATCTGACATGTAGCTAAACCGATCCC
The sequence above is drawn from the Rana temporaria chromosome 4, aRanTem1.1, whole genome shotgun sequence genome and encodes:
- the LOC120937947 gene encoding uncharacterized protein LOC120937947 isoform X1 → MSQPPKMANLPYDRLSTDPPFTNVGLDVFGPWPVVVRQTRGGRAHGKRWAIMFTCLSIRAVHIEVIESMDTPCFINAFRRFIAIRGPVKHIRSDRGTNFVGAARELQLSSNLDVNNIERYLSERGCTWTFNPPHSSHMGGAWERMIGIARRILDSIFLQEGSSKLTHESLTTFMAEVSAIINARPLTSISSDPDDPTVLTPATLLTQKTEQICAPPGEFNSKDLYRNRWRQVQSLSNSFWDKWKKQYIPTLQPRRKWQTSKPNLQPGDVVLMKDCQSRRNEWPLGLVTKTFPSKDGITRKVELKIRRQGETKLFLRPVRELVLLFTPNEYNNDVG
- the LOC120937947 gene encoding uncharacterized protein LOC120937947 isoform X2, with product MSQPPKMANLPYDRLSTDPPFTNVGLDVFGPWPVVVRQTRGGRAHGKRWAIMFTCLSIRAVHIEVIESMDTPCFINAFRRFIAIRGPVKHIRSDRGTNFVGAARELQLSSNLDVNNIERYLSERGCTWTFNPPHSSHMGGAWERMIGIARRILDSIFLQEGSSKLTHESLTTFMAEVSAIINARPLRLNKFVLLLENLIPKIFTEIDGDKYRVSQTRSGISGKSNTFPLCNQGESGKPASLTSSPAM